In Chryseobacterium sp., the genomic window AATTAATAACTATTAAAAAAAACTATGCCAAAATTCTCTGAACAAACATTAACAAATTGGACAAAACCACCAAGTGATAGCGAACAAACGAAGTTAGAAAACTCTCTACGAATGGTTCGCGATGCAATAAATACTGATCCTAAACTAAAAAATAAATCTAAAGAAATTTTTGGACAAGGTTCATACGCAAATGACACAAATGTTCGTCTCAACAGTGATATTGATATAAATGTAAGATATACTGGTGCATTTTACTACAATATTCCACCTGAAACAAAAAAAGAAGATTTTGGGCTAACTAATCCTACATCTTATTCATTTGAAGAATTTAAAGATGATGTAGAAACTGCTTTAGTAAACCATTTTGGAAGAAATGAAGTAACCAGAAACGATAAATGTATAACTATAAAGGAAAACTCATATAGAATTGAAACAGATGTTGTTCCTACTTGGAATTATCGAAGATATAGCAAAGATGGTTCATATGTTTTAGGTGCAGCTTTTTTCACTGAAGAAAAGAATAAAAAAATAGTCAATTATCCAATACAGCATATTAGTAATGCTAAAGAAAAGAATGCTGAAACGTCTAAAAGGTTTAAAAGACTGACAAGACTGCATAGAAAACTAAGATATAAAATGATTGATGATGGTGAGAACGTAAGTGATAATATTACTTCATTTTTGTTAGAGTGTTTAGTTTGGAATATCCCTAATAGTATTTTTAATAACTATGATACTTGGACAGAAAGACTTAAACAATCTATAATTTATATTTATAATCAAACGCAAACAGATGATAAAAGCTCAGAGTGGGGGAAGTTTCTGAATTACTTTATTTATTTATTGGTAGAAAATGGACTCGGAAAGATGTAAATGAATATATGCTACTTTTATGGAAATATCTAGAATTTAACTAATTATGATAAAATACAATTTGAGAACATTCGCATCAGTATTACTAGGTCTTGCTTTTGTAACCTATATCATTTTATTTGTATGCTCACAGGACTTAAAGAACATTAATTTTCATAAAGCTTTAACTGACATTTCAACTACAATTTCTATTAATATTGGAATTTGGACAATTTTTGTATTTTGGGGATGGAAATTAAGAATATTCTACCCATGGCTAGTTCCATTTCCAGATTTATCAGGTAAATGGGATGGGGAAATTATATCAAGCTGGAACGAAAAACGTGATGAGCCAATTCCAATTACACTTACAATAGATCAAAATTTTTTTAATACTCAAATACAAATTAAAACAGGCGAGAGCAAAAGCTATAGTGTAAGTTCAAATTTTGATATAGACAAAGAAAGAGGATTAGAAAAATTAGTTTACACGTATTTGAATGTTCCAAAATCGACTGTTAGAGATAGAAGCCAAATTCATTATGGTTCTGCTATACTAGAATTTACAGGGTTTAACGTAACAGAAATGGAAGGGGAATATTGGACAGATAGGAAAACGATTGGAAGTATTAGTGTTCAAAAACAAAATAAATAAAATAAGAATGAAGTATTTAATTGAATCATTCAATAAATTTAGAAAAGATGCTTTATCAAAGATTATTTATGATATATTAATATACATAGTGACTGGAATAATATTTATACAAATATTAAAATACATTCCTATTGTAAAAGACTTTTTCCTTGAAAAAATTGAAATTAGTATTTGGCTTTTTATATCTATAATTTTAGTCTCAATTCTATTAATATTTATTTTATATTATATCAGATTTAATAGAGTTGTAAAAAAAATAAAAGAGCAGAATCAAACAGATGAATTAACAAGTCTTAAGAATCATAAAGCATTGGATGAAACTTTGGATTTAATTTTCAAAAACAAAACCAATAAGCCTATTTCTTTCATATTGATAGATATAGATAATTTTAAAAAATTTAATGATGAATATGGATATGATATAGCAGATTTGATAATGAATAAACTTGGGGATTTACTAAAAAGAGATAGCCGAATTACTGATGATGTATTCCGTTATTTTTTTAGAGGTGATGAGTTTTTAATTATCGCTCATGAAACAAATATTTCGAATGCAAAGATTGCAGCAGAGCGAAAAAAACAATTAATTTCTGATGCTAACTTTAATATTAAGGAAAAAAACCACAAATTAACTATTTGTTGTGGTGTTACTGAATTGCAACCAAATGATAACATAGAAACTTTAAAAGTAAGATTAAACCAAGCACTATTACAAGCAAAAAAAAATCCAACAAAAAATAAGGTTGAGATTGTTATATAATAGTTTTTAATTTACCCTGTTACCGAAGTTTCCCGGCTTTATACCCGTAAAATAAAAATACCCCTTTTAAAAACAAACTCCAACTTTCGTCAGAATTTCTCATCTATTTTAAAATCGAATAATTCTTGAGGATGGACTTCTAAGCCTTTTGCTAACTCCTGTATTGTTGAAATTCTTAAATCAACTTCTCCTTTTTCAATTTTGCTGATATTACTATGGTCTACATCACATTTTTGAGCTAACTGCCGATAGCTTAATCCCATCTTCTTTCTAAATTTTTCAACTCTTTTACCAAAAGCTATTCTAAATTCAATTCTATCCATTGCAATTACCATTATTAGAGCAATTTGGAAAGTTTACAATAAAAAACTGTAGTTGAATTAACCTACAATTGAGAAATTATATTATATTTGTACAATAAGCTACAATAAATGTAGCTATGCGATACTTCAACGAATATTAGAAGCTATTGCTTAGAGTCTCGACTTGAAAACTGGTAATTTAAAAGTACACGAGAGGATAAGTAAACAGCTCACGACCTAGGCGTGGGCTCTCTTATCTGTGTACAGGTATACCAGTACCTCAAGTCGGATATTGTAGAGTCCCATGCCGTTTTTATTTTCATGCTGTTCTGCTTTTCTACAAATATCTTTTTTCTAAGCCTGCTTTACCACATACAGTATCATGACATGTTACAATGGGGTGTACAATCCATTGCGGCTTTAGGGCTTTCAGAAAAACACAAATTCTATTATATTACCCTTAGTTTGTATAGGAAGGAAGTTCAGCATTGGCAGAGCTTCCTCCTTTTTTACAGGCAGTAAAAAAAGGTTAACAGAAACAAATAGTATTTAATCAAATAAAGCTCAGCGTACACCCGTATGCCGGAAGTTAGAGTTATGTTTAATACAATCTAGCCAATTAAAATATAAACCATTCAGGGAAATGAAGAGATTAAGATGAGTAAGCTCCATCAAAGATGGATGAAAAAGTAATTCGCTGAATAAAATAGCTCAGCTATGATCTTAATGATTCTTAATCACTTAAAAACTATTAACGGTTAGGAAAAATCATTGTAAATCATATTTATTTTTATCCCCTATAAAAAATACACACCCATCAAAAAAAGCTCCGGGCTCCAGCTGATGGAAACCTTTTTTCAGCTCAATGGCCTGACCGCCTCTGAAAAGATATTAAACAGCATTATGAATTACGCTGTCAAAAGAAATAGCTGGATAAAAAGAAGATCCGTCCGTTATCTTTCATTTTCGGCAGTAGTTTGTACGAGCAGGCTACCTCATCACAATGAAAGAAAAGAAATGGGCCGTCAATACTCAGTTGGAAGATACCTCCCTGTTGGTTTTTGGCTTGCTTTCCGAGAAAGAATATCAAAATGCTTTGTTGGTCTTTAAAAAAGCATTCAAAGAATACAGCATACAGGAATTTGATTATTTTATGTCCGAAATGGTCTATTTCTCACTGGGAATCTATGACAATCTCTCGGAAAGGAATATAGTCAGTCCCTACATCCACCTGACTAAAATGCTGGATGCAGCGTACCTTATTATTGAAAGGAAGGGAAAAAATAAAGCTTTCAAAATTAAAAAAGATGATTTGATGTAAATTCAACTTCTTAATTATAAGTCTGTTTAAACTAACCACAAAAGTTTTTATTTTTTAAACACTTTAGTACACTTTAGAAAGTTTAAAATAATACAGCATAAAAATACATTGAAGAAAAAAAATCAAAGATTTTTTAAAACTTATGTGGACTTATTCTGCGCCAGGATATCCTCTTAAGCTCCCTTAAGTGTTTCAATCTTTTGTGCCTTTTGTGGTTTAATAAAAAAGTTTAAACAGCTTTTATATAAAAATCACTTCTCCTTTATTTTCTTTCTATGCTTCAAACCAAAATTAATTAAGGCATTGACAGCATCTTCAGTTTCTTTGGCATGTGTGGTAAGTGCATAAGAAACGGTAACAGGTTTGGTATTATTAACCGTTCGGGTAATCAGTAAATTATCTTCAAGTTCCTGCAGTTCTTTGGATAGAACTTTTGGACTTATTCCCATAGCCGTTTCCTGCAAATCTTTGAACCGCATTGTTTCGTAATTATACAAATTATGCAGAATACAGAATTTCCACTTGCCACACAATAATTCAATGGCATCTTTAAGGGCCAATATTTTTTCTTTATTGATGTCATTTTTTTTGGTACTCATACAATAGTTACTTTCCAAAAGGTAACGGATAGTAAAGGTAAAGTTTCTTTCAGATAATTTTATACTGTAAAAAAAAATTAAAAATGAAAGTAACAGTAATTGCAAACATTTCAGCTAATGGTAAAGTATTATTATCTGATAATCCACATCATCAGTTGCCACCAGAAGCGATGGATTTTTATTTGGAATTCGCGAAAAAAGCTGGAAACCTTGTCATAGGCTTGAAAACCTTTGAAAATTTTTTAACCTTCCCACAAGAAGTCAAAGAACATTTTAGCGGAATAGAAATCGTAATACTATCTGAAAAATCTTACATATCAAAAGACTACAAGACTGTTGAAAGTCCCGAAGAAGCTATTGAATACATGTCAGAAAAAGGCTTGCACGAAATGGCGGTTGGCGGTGGAACAGGTGCTTTTAATGCCTTTATAGACAAAGATTTGGTAACGGACATTTATTTTAATATTCATCCATTAATCACAGGAGTTGGCGGTGTTTTAGGAAACAGCAGTGAACTGAACTCAAAATTTAAACATAAAGAATATAACCTTAAAGACGGTTTCATTCAACTGCATCTAACCAAAGAAGACCGAATAACAACGATCTAAAAAAGGTGGGTATAGTTTTAGATATATTCTGGACGAAAAAATATCCTTATATGAACCGAAAGAACCTCATCAACTTTTCCCTATCTTTAAACCACGATTATTATCTTAAAGTCCGGTATTAAAAAATAAACTGAATCACTGAAAGAAAATCAAACAGAACCTAACACTAAAACTCATACCCTTGAAAATAAAGTTATTATTCCTTACATTTTTGGGCTCATTACTCACTCATGCACAAACCCTTCATTTTAAAAATCTCGCCAATATGTCTGTAGGCAGAGGGGCTACAGCCAGTGTAATTGTGGGTGATAATATCTATGTGAGTAATGGATATCAGGACAAGGGACCTAATGCAAATTATATTGAGAAGTATAATATTACGGATAACAAATGGAGTGTTCTCAATCCTACTCTACTTTCCAAAAAATTTGCTAATTCGGAGACTTACAATAATAAAATTTATATTTTTAACGGTTGGGGAAACAGCCATCTTGAAATTGTAGACCTTGAAACCAATAAAA contains:
- a CDS encoding nucleotidyltransferase, with the protein product MPKFSEQTLTNWTKPPSDSEQTKLENSLRMVRDAINTDPKLKNKSKEIFGQGSYANDTNVRLNSDIDINVRYTGAFYYNIPPETKKEDFGLTNPTSYSFEEFKDDVETALVNHFGRNEVTRNDKCITIKENSYRIETDVVPTWNYRRYSKDGSYVLGAAFFTEEKNKKIVNYPIQHISNAKEKNAETSKRFKRLTRLHRKLRYKMIDDGENVSDNITSFLLECLVWNIPNSIFNNYDTWTERLKQSIIYIYNQTQTDDKSSEWGKFLNYFIYLLVENGLGKM
- a CDS encoding GGDEF domain-containing protein → MKYLIESFNKFRKDALSKIIYDILIYIVTGIIFIQILKYIPIVKDFFLEKIEISIWLFISIILVSILLIFILYYIRFNRVVKKIKEQNQTDELTSLKNHKALDETLDLIFKNKTNKPISFILIDIDNFKKFNDEYGYDIADLIMNKLGDLLKRDSRITDDVFRYFFRGDEFLIIAHETNISNAKIAAERKKQLISDANFNIKEKNHKLTICCGVTELQPNDNIETLKVRLNQALLQAKKNPTKNKVEIVI
- a CDS encoding helix-turn-helix transcriptional regulator — protein: MDRIEFRIAFGKRVEKFRKKMGLSYRQLAQKCDVDHSNISKIEKGEVDLRISTIQELAKGLEVHPQELFDFKIDEKF
- a CDS encoding helix-turn-helix domain-containing protein, whose amino-acid sequence is MSTKKNDINKEKILALKDAIELLCGKWKFCILHNLYNYETMRFKDLQETAMGISPKVLSKELQELEDNLLITRTVNNTKPVTVSYALTTHAKETEDAVNALINFGLKHRKKIKEK